A window of the Zeugodacus cucurbitae isolate PBARC_wt_2022May chromosome 2, idZeuCucr1.2, whole genome shotgun sequence genome harbors these coding sequences:
- the LOC105211282 gene encoding negative elongation factor A: MANVRDSDTSLWLHNKLGTSNDSWISGSICSQLNKEVLRNIKECFPDLQTQVKLKLLLSFFHIPRRLVEEWKVELEEVIEAAGLDSELWVSMLAETMKTFPSSSSLNTEITEYEDTRPIFTDMVNDLRKLVSKHCDLGMLPLECLYLNKNALVSVVGQQPNPVKHFTIKRKPKSANLRTELLHKSADAQSSLKKSSAPTIPLRSRGMPRKMTDTTPLKGIPSRVPSLGFRTPNVAGTPQRPNLSRTPAGRKDGGIKLIELSEQPLGYAAAKKRKREQQLEEQQKKQEQKQIATAAAAENASPLPTSPTQTSGSNNAVGVPSTPTTTTAVEIKTEAGASINQNSTNDDMLTDSKDNVLTTKIEPSTPEYAQSLSYTQPTSPKVLETKPQIKSMDIPTTCVANSILTNTATATIATTTKVSSMSTQTQTQIRTPTQTQVNNNTNNLNHAHKRIKQEIEIKSEEILMPPNIKVEKIEPPTQPTLLTQQLPQTPSRLQQRIIIQQQKTPQQQQPQQAQQQTMQQQTTQHVLIRAAPQQQKQTISGLTLSGSGTTVTRQKINTTTTTSPTNANTMIKMEKLDIKPITTKSPVSANTTMSTNIYTQQQLRQTNNPLANLPNNISVKITSTKSPKAQSLPQQNAQQQQQQQQQPILINSSTPVIISSTAAPVSRSKQLVSSGTSTTTTAQSIKSMPLSQLKTATNSGPVIISQTIIQPAKRTANSQAQQQQQQQQHTHIQQQQQTVSTSTTPTQYILTTSATQAQQQQQQQQLQTATMPTLTSFARPTQQNTTTTLYQTAASTNTQTPTKILLKTSPSGVMMTPVRQQQQQQQTSNANSANPPPLIATSTTQQQQQQQQPTLLNIQNVQLPNRPVTIQPASQAAQQQHMQAQLQQQQPQHTIVSNTSATQQPKLTQVLVQSTNPSGVGGAVGTVGGVNVANTNANMKNKTIILTQKGVILRNIGGDMYQQIPISNMSGLQGLNASAGTTLMTTSGGPPSLVKTSPTAQTIQLQQQGGNQAKQQQHIPTLIPTNTLSTQHMIVQQPQQTNLINTPTQQTIIRPVISNVQGNSLTTLPQGLTLIQRPGQQPQFVQVQTANNSAAGQQQQTQIQRTIITQPGQQQQQMRPQQIVLQHKTQPQQRIITTAQTASGQPQQIQIQQGASTANMPRATHIVQVTQQAQQQQQQQPQAQQAPQRKGLSLSNEHVHKAHEMFRKANRVSRPDKALILGFMAGMRENPRPNSENVIVIKLGETEEKVQQEDGSTALCLVESHIRLDYNTGEWKTFQNYRRLDQSVQGQGVDGNANGGTGGPGGVMQAQNSVVI; this comes from the exons atggCAAATGTGCGGGACAGCGACACTTCATTGTGGCTGCATAACAAACTCGGCACTTCGAACGATTCGTGGATAAGTGGGTCGATATGCTCACAACTTAACAAGGAAGTGCTGCGCAACATAAAGGAGTGTTTTCCGGATTTGCAGACTCAagtgaaactgaaattattgCTAAGTTTTTTCCATATACCACGACGATTGGTAGAAGAG TGGAAAGTTGAATTGGAGGAAGTAATTGAAGCGGCAGGCTTGGACTCGGAGCTGTGGGTCTCAATGTTGGCGGAAACTATGAAAACTTTTCCATCGTCTAGCTCGCTAAATACAGAAATCACAGAATATGAAGATACAAGACCTATATTCACCGATATGGTTAATGACTTACGCAAATTAGTCAGTAAGCACTGCGATCTAGGCATGCTTCCATTAGaatgtttatatttaaacaaaaatgccTTGGTGTCAGTG GTCGGACAGCAACCGAATCCTGTGAAGCATTTCACCATTAAACGCAAACCCAAGAGTGCCAATTTACGTACTGAACTGCTTCATAAATCAGCCGACGCACAATCTTCCTTAAAGAAATCTTCTGCACCAACAATACCATTGCGTTCACGTGGTATGCCACGTAAAATGACGGACACCACACCGCTAAAAGGTATACCGTCGCGAGTGCCTTCTTTAGGTTTTCGTACACCTAATGTAGCTGGTACACCACAACGTCCAAACCTAAGTCGCACGCCAGCGGGACGCAAGGACGGTGGCATAAAATTGATTGAGCTTTCGGAGCAGCCCTTGGGTTATGCCGCTGCGAAGAAACGTAAACGCGAACAACAGTTGGAAGAACAACAGAagaaacaagaacaaaaacaaattgcgaCGGCAGCTGCAGCAGAGAACGCATCACCATTACCAACATCACCAACACAGACAAGTGGCTCTAACAATGCTGTAGGTGTCCCCAGCACACCTACGACTACAACAGCGGTCGAAATCAAAACAGAGGCAGGTGCCAGTATAAATCAAAACAGTACTAACGATGATATGTTAACCGATAGTAAAGACAATGTATTGACCACTAAAATTGAGCCATCGACACCAGAATATGCGCAATCTTTGAGCTACACGCAACCAACATCGCCCAAAGTGTTGGAGACTAAACCTCAAATAAAATCAATGGACATACCAACAACATGCGTAGCCAATTCGATTTTGACAAACACAGCCACTGCCACAATTGCAACGACAACGAAAGTGAGCAGCATGTCTACGCAGACGCAAACACAAATCCGTACACCGACACAGACACAAGTCAACAATAATACCAATAATTTGAATCACGCCCATAAACGTATTAAGCAAGAGATTGAAATAAAGAGTGAAGAGATTTTAATGCCACCCAATATAAAGGTGGAGAAGATAGAACCACCAACACAGCCTACGCTGTTGACACAACAACTACCACAGACGCCGTCACGTTTGCAGCAGCGCATAATTatacaacagcaaaaaacaccacaacaacagcagccacaACAAGCCCAACAACAGACAATGCAACAGCAGACCACACAGCATGTGCTCATACGTGccgcaccacaacaacaaaaacaaacgatTAGCGGTTTAACATTGAGCGGCAGCGGTACAACAGTGACTAGACAAAAAATCAACACAACCACCACTACATCGCCAACCAATGCCAATACAATGATAAAAATGGAGAAATTAGATAtaaaaccaataacaacaaagagtCCTGTATCGGCGAACACCACAATGTCGACGAATATATACACGCAACAGCAGTTGCGTCAGACGAACAATCCATTAGCGAATTTGCCCAATAATATTTCGGTGAAAATAACATCGACCAAATCACCGAAAGCACAGTCATTACCTCAGCAAAAcgctcagcagcagcagcagcaacaacaacaacctataCTAATTAACAGTTCCACACCCGTGATAATTTCCTCAACAGCAGCACCAGTTTCGAGATCG aaaCAACTTGTTTCGTCTGGCACgtcgacaacaacaacggcacaaTCCATCAAGTCTATGCCATTGAGTCAGTTGAAGACTGCCACTAACAGTGGACCTGTTATTATATCGCAGACAATCATACAGCCAGCTAAGCGTACGGCTAATTCGCAagcgcagcagcaacaacaacaacaacaacatactcatatacaacaacagcaacaaacggTTAGTACATCCACCACACCGACTCAATACATTTTGACAACGTCAGCtacacaagcacaacaacaacaacaacagcaacaactacaaaccgCTACAATGCCGACACTCACCTCATTCGCTCGGCCAACTCAACAGAACACCACTACTACTCTTTATCAAACCGCTGCATCGACTAACACACAAACACCAACGAAGATTCTCTTGAAGACATCACCGTCTGGTGTAATGATGACACCAGTacgtcagcagcagcagcagcagcagacatCGAATGCAAATAGTGCAAATCCACCGCCACTAATAGCGACTTCAACAacccaacagcagcaacaacaacaacagcctacTTTATTGAATATACAAAATGTACAGTTGCCCAATCGCCCAGTCACCATACAGCCGGCATCTCAAGCAGCCCAACAACAGCATATGCAAGCgcaattgcagcaacaacaaccacaacataCAATCGTGTCGAATACGAGCGCAACACAACAACCCAAACTCACGCAAGTACTCGTGCAATCGACGAATCCGTCTGGTGTTGGTGGCGCCGTTGGTACCGTTGGTGGCGTTAATGTGGCCAATACCAATGCGAATATGAAGAACAAGACGATCATATTGACACAGAAGGGTGTCATCCTGCGCAATATTGGTGGCGACATGTACCAGCAGATACCGATAAGCAACATGAGCGGCTTGCAGGGATTGAATGCAAGCGCCGGCACTACGCTGATGACAACAAGCGGTGGGCCACCAAGTCTCGTGAAGACTTCACCAACAGCACAAACCATACAGCTACAGCAACAGGGTGGTAATCaagcgaaacaacaacaacacataccaACACTAATACCCACAAATACGCTGTCAACGCAACACATGATCGTGCAGCAGCCGCAACAAACGAACCTCATAAATACG CCCACACAACAAACCATAATACGCCCGGTTATATCGAATGTGCAAGGCAATAGTTTGACCACATTGCCACAAGGACTCACGCTCATACAGCGCCCGGGTCAACAACCGCAATTTGTGCAGGTGCAGACCGCCAACAACTCAGCGGCTGGTCAGCAGCAGCAGACGCAAATACAGCGCACCATAATAACGCAACCgggacagcaacaacaacaaatgcgaccACAACAGATCGTGCTGCAGCACAAGACGCAGCCGCAACAACGCATCATTACGACCGCACAGACGGCGAGCGGTCAACCgcagcaaatacaaatacaacaaggtGCCTCAACGGCCAATATGCCGCGCGCCACACACATCGTACAGGTGACACAGCAagcgcaacagcagcaacaacaacagccacaagCGCAACAGGCACCGCAACGCAAGGGATTGTCGTTATCG AACGAGCATGTACACAAAGCGCACGAAATGTTCCGCAAAGCGAATCGCGTTTCACGCCCGGACAAGGCGCTCATATTGGGCTTCATGGCGGGCATGCGTGAGAATCCACGTCCCAACTCGGAGAATGTCATTGTTATAAAATTGGGCGAAACTGAG GAAAAAGTGCAACAAGAAGATGGCAGCACAGCGCTTTGTTTGGTCGAGTCGCATATACGTCTGGATTACAATACCGGCGAGTGGAAGACATTCCAAAATTATCGACGTCTCGATCAAAGTGTACAGGGACAGGGTGTGGATGGCAACGCTAACGGTGGCACCGGTGGACCGGGTGGCGTTATGCAAGCACAGAATTCCGTTGTTATCTAA
- the LOC105211285 gene encoding protein O-GlcNAcase has translation MEDTLNLEVEEPMVDEKQAGERTANATKGMRDRKEGRNFICGVIEGFYGRPWTTEQRKDLFRKMKKWGMDSYVYAPKDDYKHRAYWRELYTVEEADHLTSLITAAREHDVMFYYALSPGLDMSYSSPKEIQTLKRKLDQVSQFGCEAFALLFDDIDSELSKVDKEAFQTFANAQVSVTNEIFTHLGNPRFLFCPTQYCSTRAIPTVHDSEYLNTLGSKLNHDIDIMWTGNKVISKIISLESIQEITEILRRPPVIWDNLHANDYDQKRVFLGPYSGRSPELIPHLRGVMTNPNCEFHANTIAIHTLASWSQCSLDSKVNSSISADIKLETENEDGTNEEELPVDCLSKNMYHPRIALKNAIDEWLPEFFVAKEAWGPITKPQPQVTMVMPIIPIIPSINTCMSLTTTTTTSTSTKTVTVPEVNTTQLQALADVCSTVNSSVINPISNPVMNSLVSPTKVVTNDDIVNPIPTCVASNIELPKKIPISIVAVPIMHSKAVEDILPRSLDTEVEILKSPVSPLKLTTAITKPIPVAIENSSALTKANLIEANSAITTVSAENVNKEDEMSIEKALSLTAESPIVDMNHEKKMSDVLEGVDETIEKAPELSIDTSATTRDIVNSTGALPMVDEHTLSPLSAISASGNEPMECSSSLASQASGKEDRKMISEDVVMAEGVEDDDICNGSMNELNNSMQVESSEGSPLSNADMKDYDDKNLPEPGSSSSITVEDLYLLCDLFYLPFEHGNRGFKLLNEFNWLKANSSVLLGNDKAVRKCSNADGAVSPKPEVAEWMQRAESFSNHCNSVHELLRKIANCANKEICHDLFSYVWDIAGTLTLLNAFVKWLSLGHFPPNVQTYTQGTYTWFSKGWKEAFMSGDQEPWVFRGGLIADLQRLMPVDSGNDLFLYKLPELPTSDYHLIRPYTPIDEAELGQVCTQAFLQLSVNCADDRPADICFESLFPDHLSELIADNIVGHFVTLYPQLCIVAHDASNAIVGYAAAALNIHTFMRNVEICWIPTMREKYAESLLEKDKFFDVANGSTESVQRHSTAESSKLKAIFGEMIRDFHNYEYQCPTEVSNAYPALLTAAVLKDALLRDYGLLKRLITVTLATLRSNGCFGVHVRLSLKDSEVFQQHYAKIGFAEVYRDPDNKFIYLGRRF, from the exons ATGGAGGATACACTTAATTTAGAAGTTGAGGAACCAATGGTAGATGAAAAACAGGCCGGTGAAAGAACTGCAAACGCCACAAAAGGAATGCGGGATCGCAAGGAGGGTCGAAATTTTATATGTGGTGTAATTGAGG GTTTCTATGGACGACCGTGGACAACTGAGCAACGGAAGGATCTATTTAGAAa GATGAAGAAATGGGGCATGGATTCATATGTGTATGCGCCAAAGGACGACTACAAGCATCGCGCTTATTGGCGTGAATTATACACGGTTGAAGAAGCTGATCATCTGACAA gcTTAATAACCGCTGCTAGGGAGCACGATGTAATGTTTTACTATGCACTTTCACCTGGCTTGGATATGTCGTACAGCAGCCCTAAAGAGATTCAAACCCTTAAGAGAAAACTGGACCAAGTTTCACAATTTGGTTGTGAAGCTTTTGCATTACTTTTTGACGATATCGACTCGGAACTGTCTAAAGTTGATAAAGAAGCGTTTCAAACATTTGCCAATGCTCAA GTATCTGttacaaatgaaatattcaCCCATTTAGGCAATCCGCGATTCCTATTTTGCCCCACCCAGTATTGTAGTACACGTGCGATACCAACCGTACACGATtccgaatatttaaatacattaggTTCCAAACTAAAtcatgatattgatattatgtGGACGGGAAACAAAGTAATCTCAAAAATTATTAGTCTCGAATCAATACAAGAAATAACCGAAATACTGCGACGCCCACCCGTTATTTGGGATAATTTGCATGCGAACGATTACGATCAAAAACGCGTGTTCTTAGGTCCTTATTCCGGACGTTCGCCAGAATTAATACCACATTTACGTGGAGTCATGACTAATCCAAACTGCGAGTTCCATGCAAACACCATTGCCATACACACCTTAGCTAGTTGGTCGCAATGCAGTCTTGATTCTAAAGTAAACA GTTCTATCTCTGCTGATATTAAACTCGAAACGGAAAACGAGGACGGAACAAATGAAGAAGAATTGCCGGTGGATTGTTTATCTAAGAACATGTATCATCCGCGAATTGCATTAAA AAACGCTATTGACGAATGGTTGCCCGAGTTTTTTGTGGCAAAAGAAGCCTGGGGTCCCATTACGAAACCGCAACCACAAGTAACAA TGGTTATGCCGATTATACCAATTATACCTTCTATCAACACCTGTATGAGTttgacgacaacaacaacgacatcgACTAGTACGAAAACTGTTACTGTTCCCGAAGTGAACACCACACAACTTCAAGCTTTGGCTGACGTTTGCAGTACCGTTAACTCCTCCGTTATTAATCCGATATCGAATCCTGTAATGAATTCCTTGGTTTCGCCAACAAAAGTTGTAACAAATGACGACATTGTAAATCCCATACCGACATGTGTGGCGTCCAACATCGAGCTGCCGAAAAAAATTCCAATATCTATTGTTGCTGTACCAATAATGCACTCCAAAGCTGTAGAGGATATATTGCCGAGAAGTTTGGACACGGAAGTAGAAATACTCAAATCGCCAGTTTCTCCACTAAAACTAACAACGGCAATTACAAAACCAATACCGGTCGCAATTGAGAATAGCTCTGCGCTAACTAAGGCAAATTTAATTGAGGCAAATAGTGCCATCACAACAGTAAGTGCGGAGAATGTAAACAAGGAAGACGAAATGAGTATTGAGAAAGCACTTTCGCTAACTGCTGAATCGCCAATTGTGGACATGAATCACGAGAAGAAGATGTCGGATGTTTTGGAAGGTGTTGACGAAACTATCGAAAAAGCGCCGGAATTATCAATAGACACGAGCGCTACAACGCGGGATATTGTAAATAGTACGGGTGCGCTACCAATGGTGGATGAGCATACTTTGAGTCCGCTTAGTGCAATCAGCGCAAGTGGCAATGAACCGATGGAATGCAGCAGCAGTCTAGCGTCGCAGGCTTCAGGAAAGGAAGATCGCAAGATGATTTCCGAGGATGTTGTAATGGCCGAAGGTGTGGAAGATGATGATATTTGCAATGGCTCGATGAACGAACTGAAT AATAGCATGCAGGTGGAGAGCTCGGAGGGTTCGCCACTCTCCAATGCCGACATGAAGGATTACGAcgacaa AAATCTGCCCGAGCCCGGTAGTAGCAGCAGCATTACTGTGGAGGATCTTTACTTGCTATGTGATTTATTTTATCTGCCATTTGAGCATGGAAATCGTGGTTTTAAGCTGTTGAATGAATTCAACTGGTTGAAAGCGAACTCCAGCGTTTTGCTTGGTAATGACAAAGCTGTCAGAAAGTGTTCCAATGCAGATGGTGCAGTATCACCCAAGCCAGAGGTGGCCGAGTGGATGCAACGCGCCGAGTCATTCTCCAATCATTGCAATTCTGTGCACGAGTTGCTGCGGAAAATCGCTAATTGTGCTAACAAGGAGATCTGTCATGACTTGTTTTCTTATGTGTGGGACATTGCTGGCACTTTGACACTGCTAAATGCCTTCGTGAAATGGCTAAGTCTGGGTCATTTTCCGCCTAATGTGCAAACCTACACGCAgggtacatacacat GGTTTAGCAAGGGCTGGAAGGAGGCTTTCATGTCGGGCGATCAAGAGCCTTGGGTATTCCGTGGTGGGCTGATCGCTGATTTGCAA CGTCTCATGCCTGTGGATTCCGGCaatgatttgtttttgtataaactACCTGAACTGCCGACAAGTGATTATCATTTAATACGCCCCTACACACCAATTGACGAAGCAGAGCTGGGACAAGTTTGTACACAGGCCTTTTTGCAGCTAAGCGTAAATTGTGCGGACGACAGGCCAGCAGACATTTGTTTCGAATCATTGTTTCCAGATCATTTGAGTGAACTTATTGCGGACAATATTGTTGGACATTTTGTCACGCTGTATCCTCAGTTGTGTATTGTCGCTCATGACGCTTCCAATGCTATTGTTGGTTATGCAGCTGCCGCcttaaacatacacacattcatgcGTAATGTGGAGATATGTTGGATACCAACAATGAGGGAAAAGTACGCAGAGTCTCTATTAGAAAAAGACAAGTTTTTCGATGTGGCAAATGGTTCAACAGAAAGTGTGCAGCGTCATTCAACAGCGGAGTCCTCAAAGCTTAAAGCTATCTTTGGCGAAATGATACGTGACTTTCATAATTACGAATACCAGTGTCCGACTGAAGTGAGTAACGCATATCCGGCTTTATTAACCGCCGCCGTCTTAAAAGATGCATTATTACGTGATTATGGACTTTTGAAGCGTTTAATAACGGTGACTTTAGCCACTCTACGTTCGAATGGCTGCTTTGGTGTACATGTACGCTTGTCCCTTAAGGATTCTGAGGTCTTTCAGCAACACTACGCGAAAATCGGTTTTGCGGAAGTGTATCGTGATCctgataataaatttatttatcttgGGCGACGTTTTTAG
- the Mgea5_1 gene encoding ATP synthase subunit C lysine N-methyltransferase produces MDYLNDHSTAQRKSISNSAKFLIAATGGVGIGLTVVCASFVAPAFRRICLPYVPATNEQVRNVLNFLPKNSQSKLLDIGSGDGRIVVAAAKNGINADGVELNPWLVWYSRLSALRQGVHNKTHFYRRDLWKYSVAPYEYVVIFGVEQMMQDLETKLIAESSINAKIIACRFPLPNLQPQRIIDEGVNTVWFYDLDKAKSANEKI; encoded by the exons ATGGATTACTTGAATGACCACAGTACTGCGCAAAGGAAAAGTATTTCCAATTCGGCCAAATTTCTAATAGCTGCAACCGGTGGCGTTGGCATTGGTTTAACTGTCGTCTGTGCGTCTTTTGTGGCGCCTGCTTTTCGTAGAATATGTCTTCCATATGTTCCCGCCACCAATGAGCAGGTTAGGAATGTGCTTAACTTCTTACCTAAGAACTCACAAAGCAAGTTATTAGACATAGGATCTGGTGATGGGCGCATAGTTGTGG CGGCGGCTAAAAATGGCATAAATGCAGATGGTGTTGAACTCAATCCTTGGTTGGTATGGTATTCGCGTTTATCAGCGCTACGACAAGGTGTCCataataaaacacatttttatagaCGTGATTTGTGGAAATATAGCGTGGCACCATATGAATATGTTGTCATATTTGGTGTGGAACAGATG ATGCAGGATTTGGAAACGAAGCTAATTGCGGAGTCATCAATAAATGCCAAAATTATCGCATGCAGATTTCCACTGCCGAACTTGCAACCACAACGTATTATTGATGAAGGTGTTAATACTGTTTGGTTTTATGATTTGGATAAAGCCAAGTCAGCCaacgaaaaaatatag